A window of the Arenibacter algicola genome harbors these coding sequences:
- a CDS encoding efflux RND transporter periplasmic adaptor subunit — protein MRKSPMIIGVCLLLSQLSCNSEKHEKREETKYLVTSPIKKDTAVVKDYVCQIHSIRNIEVRALEKGYLQEISVDEGQSVKKGQQMFHIMPNVYEAEFQKATAEARVAEIEYENTKLLADGNVVSANELAMAKANFEKAKAEVMLAETHLGFTNIKAPFDGIMDHLHVREGSLLDEGELLTTLSDNSKMWVYFNVPEAEYLDYITSVDRNSKKEVALLMANNKRFNQTGIVETIEGEFSHETGNIAFRATFDNPEGILRHGETGSIIMQVPHTNALIIPQKATFEVLDKKYVFVVDDKAVVKQKEIAIAGELPNLFIIEKGLSEKDRIILDGIRMVKDGDHVETEFIEPKSVINNLSLYAE, from the coding sequence ATGAGGAAATCCCCCATGATTATTGGCGTGTGTTTACTACTGAGCCAATTAAGCTGTAACTCCGAAAAACATGAAAAACGAGAGGAAACCAAATATCTCGTGACCAGTCCAATAAAAAAAGATACCGCGGTTGTAAAAGACTATGTCTGCCAAATACATAGCATTCGAAATATTGAGGTCCGTGCACTGGAAAAGGGCTATTTACAGGAAATCTCGGTTGATGAAGGTCAATCCGTAAAAAAGGGTCAACAAATGTTCCATATTATGCCCAATGTATATGAGGCGGAATTTCAAAAGGCCACGGCGGAAGCTCGGGTGGCCGAAATTGAATATGAGAATACTAAATTATTGGCCGATGGCAATGTAGTTTCTGCAAATGAGCTGGCCATGGCAAAGGCTAATTTTGAAAAGGCCAAAGCAGAAGTTATGCTTGCGGAGACCCATCTAGGGTTCACTAATATTAAAGCTCCGTTTGATGGTATTATGGATCACTTGCATGTTAGGGAAGGCAGTCTTTTGGATGAAGGGGAATTGTTGACTACCCTATCGGACAATAGTAAAATGTGGGTTTATTTCAATGTGCCCGAGGCAGAGTATTTGGATTACATTACCAGTGTTGATCGAAATAGTAAAAAAGAGGTGGCACTTTTAATGGCCAACAATAAACGCTTTAATCAGACTGGTATTGTTGAAACCATTGAAGGAGAGTTTAGCCATGAGACCGGTAACATTGCTTTTAGGGCAACTTTTGACAATCCCGAGGGTATTTTACGCCATGGGGAAACAGGTAGCATAATTATGCAGGTACCCCATACCAACGCGCTTATTATTCCGCAAAAGGCCACCTTTGAGGTTTTGGATAAAAAATATGTTTTTGTAGTTGATGATAAGGCAGTAGTAAAACAGAAGGAAATAGCTATCGCCGGAGAACTACCTAATCTTTTTATCATTGAAAAGGGACTTTCTGAGAAAGATAGAATAATTCTTGACGGCATTCGTATGGTAAAGGACGGGGACCATGTAGAAACCGAATTTATTGAACCAAAATCGGTTATAAACAACTTATCACTTTACGCCGAGTAA
- a CDS encoding efflux RND transporter permease subunit — MFKKFIKRPVLAIVISVMIVFTGLLAIKQLPISQFPEIAPTTVNIFIAYPGASADVLVNSTLIPLETAINGVQGMRYLASDATSAGEGTLRVIFEPGTDPNTAVVMVKTRVDQVMPNLPELVQKEGVIITPVQPSMLMYVNLFAEDEHNDEKFLYNYAYTKIIPEIQRINGIASAQILGSRKYAMRVWLKPDRMRAYNVSAEEIMEAMQDQSIIARPGRIGQSSGIKSQSLEYVLTYVGRYNQPEQYKDIIVRANAEGETITLGDLADVELGSEFFDIYSNLDGRPSASIILKQTLGSNGKDVIDEVKSKLLELKEDLPPGLDYKISYDVANFLDASIEQVLHTLRDAFILVAIVVFLFLGDWRSTLIPIIAVPVSLIGAFFVMQLFGLSINLITLFALVLAIGIVVDNAIVVVEAVHVKMEEQNLSPYKASTEVLSEIGGAIIAITLVMVSVFIPISFMTGPVGVFYRQFSITMAGSIVISAVVALTLTPVLCAIMLKNNHGKPKRKSPVDKFIAWFNKGFERLTGTYVKLLDKIVTRRIVTFGILLAFCAGIFFTNESLPAGFIPNEDQGMIYAIIQTPPGATLERTNDVARKLQQICEEMDGVESVSSLAGYEIMTEGRGSNAGTCLINLKPWSERHHSVHEIMEELEEETQNLGARIEYFEPPAVPGFGSSGGFSMRLLDKTNSTDYHGFGKINDDFMDALAKREELTGLFSFFSANYPQYELKINNKIAMQKGVSIGKAMENLNILIGSTYEQGFILFGRFFKVYTQSAPEYRALPSDLEKLFVKNEEGEMVPYSAFMTMEKRLGPNEITRYNLYNSATINGLPAPGYTTGNAINAIKEVAAQTLPRGYDIAWEGLSFDEAKRGNESLYIFIIVLIFVYFVLAAQYESFLLPFAVILSLPVGVFGSFALLRMMGLANDVYAQIGVIMLVGLLGKNAVLIVEFAVQKHRQGASILEAAIEGSRARFRPILMTSFAFIAGLIPLVVATGAGAIGNRTIGGSALGGMLIGTLFGVLVIPGLYYIFGSMAEGRNLIKDEASEPFSEELMRTSEGESRTRAKIREITKLLKKLTKGQEDEK, encoded by the coding sequence ATGTTTAAAAAATTTATAAAAAGACCGGTATTGGCCATAGTCATATCAGTCATGATAGTTTTTACCGGCCTTTTGGCCATTAAACAATTACCTATTTCCCAATTCCCCGAAATAGCACCTACTACCGTTAATATATTTATAGCGTATCCAGGTGCAAGCGCAGATGTATTGGTAAATTCAACGCTTATTCCATTAGAAACGGCCATTAACGGTGTTCAGGGCATGCGCTATCTGGCATCGGATGCCACTAGTGCGGGGGAAGGTACACTTCGTGTTATTTTTGAACCCGGAACCGACCCCAATACGGCGGTAGTAATGGTAAAGACAAGGGTGGATCAGGTAATGCCGAACCTACCCGAATTGGTGCAAAAGGAAGGGGTGATTATAACCCCCGTACAACCCAGTATGTTGATGTACGTAAACCTGTTTGCCGAAGACGAGCATAACGATGAAAAGTTTCTTTACAATTATGCCTATACTAAAATTATACCCGAAATACAACGTATCAACGGTATTGCCAGTGCGCAGATATTGGGTAGTAGAAAGTACGCCATGCGGGTGTGGTTAAAACCGGATCGTATGCGTGCCTACAATGTATCTGCCGAAGAAATCATGGAGGCCATGCAGGACCAGAGCATAATTGCCAGGCCAGGAAGGATCGGGCAAAGTTCCGGAATTAAATCCCAGTCTTTGGAATATGTCCTTACCTACGTAGGGCGATACAATCAACCGGAACAATACAAGGATATTATAGTTCGTGCTAATGCGGAGGGGGAGACCATTACCTTGGGTGATTTGGCCGATGTGGAACTTGGTAGCGAATTCTTCGATATTTATTCCAATTTGGATGGTCGCCCATCAGCATCCATTATCTTAAAACAGACTTTGGGCAGCAATGGAAAGGATGTTATTGACGAGGTTAAATCAAAATTACTGGAGCTTAAAGAAGACCTTCCTCCCGGATTGGACTATAAGATCAGCTATGATGTTGCCAACTTCTTGGATGCCTCAATCGAACAGGTACTCCATACGCTTCGCGATGCTTTTATTTTGGTTGCCATAGTTGTTTTCCTTTTCTTGGGCGATTGGCGTTCTACTCTGATCCCTATCATCGCGGTGCCGGTATCATTGATTGGTGCTTTTTTTGTAATGCAGCTATTCGGGCTGTCCATTAACCTTATTACCTTATTTGCTTTGGTACTGGCCATTGGTATCGTTGTTGATAATGCCATCGTTGTGGTCGAGGCGGTACATGTTAAAATGGAGGAGCAGAATCTAAGCCCTTATAAGGCATCCACAGAGGTGTTGAGTGAGATTGGTGGAGCTATTATCGCCATTACCTTAGTTATGGTGTCCGTATTTATCCCCATTTCCTTTATGACCGGTCCCGTAGGGGTGTTTTACAGACAGTTTTCCATTACTATGGCCGGATCCATTGTAATATCGGCGGTTGTGGCCCTTACCCTTACCCCAGTATTATGTGCTATAATGTTAAAAAACAATCATGGGAAACCCAAGAGGAAATCGCCCGTGGATAAGTTTATTGCATGGTTTAATAAGGGCTTTGAACGTCTTACGGGAACCTATGTAAAACTATTGGATAAAATCGTAACCAGAAGGATCGTCACATTTGGAATTTTGTTAGCCTTTTGCGCGGGGATATTTTTTACGAACGAATCGCTGCCAGCAGGATTTATTCCCAATGAAGATCAAGGGATGATTTATGCCATTATACAGACGCCACCAGGAGCCACTTTGGAAAGGACCAATGATGTTGCCCGTAAATTGCAGCAGATCTGTGAAGAAATGGACGGGGTGGAATCTGTTTCCTCTTTGGCGGGTTATGAGATTATGACGGAGGGTAGGGGATCCAATGCCGGTACCTGTCTCATCAATTTAAAACCATGGTCCGAGCGCCATCATTCCGTACATGAAATCATGGAGGAATTGGAAGAGGAAACCCAAAATCTTGGTGCTAGGATTGAATATTTTGAGCCGCCAGCGGTACCCGGCTTTGGCTCTTCGGGCGGATTTTCCATGCGTTTATTGGATAAGACCAATTCCACGGATTATCATGGTTTTGGAAAGATAAATGATGATTTTATGGACGCTTTGGCCAAAAGGGAAGAATTAACAGGATTGTTCTCTTTTTTCTCGGCCAACTATCCCCAATACGAACTTAAAATCAATAATAAGATTGCTATGCAAAAAGGGGTTTCTATAGGTAAGGCCATGGAAAACCTGAATATTTTGATCGGAAGTACCTATGAACAGGGCTTTATACTGTTCGGAAGGTTCTTTAAGGTCTACACCCAGTCGGCCCCTGAGTATAGGGCACTTCCATCTGATTTGGAAAAATTGTTCGTAAAAAATGAAGAAGGGGAAATGGTACCTTATTCTGCCTTTATGACCATGGAAAAACGTTTGGGCCCCAATGAGATTACGCGCTACAATTTGTATAATTCGGCCACGATCAATGGGCTTCCTGCGCCCGGATATACTACTGGGAACGCTATCAATGCCATAAAAGAGGTCGCCGCCCAAACCCTGCCCAGGGGCTATGACATTGCTTGGGAAGGGCTTTCGTTCGATGAGGCCAAAAGAGGAAATGAATCCCTATACATTTTTATCATTGTATTGATATTTGTGTATTTCGTGCTAGCGGCTCAATATGAGAGCTTTCTATTGCCTTTTGCCGTTATTCTATCGTTGCCTGTCGGTGTTTTTGGTTCATTTGCGTTATTGCGAATGATGGGCTTGGCCAATGATGTCTATGCCCAGATAGGGGTAATTATGTTAGTGGGTCTATTGGGCAAGAACGCGGTGCTTATAGTTGAGTTTGCCGTGCAAAAACATAGGCAGGGTGCCAGTATTCTTGAAGCGGCCATAGAAGGTTCCCGCGCCCGTTTTAGGCCCATTTTAATGACGTCATTCGCGTTTATTGCTGGTTTGATTCCCTTGGTCGTTGCTACCGGAGCTGGAGCCATTGGAAACAGGACCATCGGTGGGTCGGCCTTGGGCGGAATGCTCATAGGTACACTATTCGGGGTGTTGGTTATACCAGGACTTTATTACATTTTTGGCAGTATGGCAGAAGGAAGGAATCTGATCAAAGATGAGGCCAGTGAACCTTTTTCCGAAGAATTAATGCGTACCAGTGAGGGAGAAAGTAGGACTAGGGCCAAAATAAGGGAGATTACTAAACTTTTGAAAAAACTAACCAAAGGACAAGAGGATGAAAAATAG